Part of the Desulfovibrio legallii genome, TTCGCCATTGTCTTGTACGGCAAACGGAAAACAGGGATTGAGTATAAGAATGTAGTTGCATTAATTAGATATGCTATATCGTATATATGGCAAAAGCTGTCTTACCCGGCTTGACTTATGTTGCATAATTCAGGACAAGAAGACAGTGGAATAGTTCTCTGTTTCACTTTTTTTAGAAAGTATATTTGGTAAAAATGCCAAATAGCCAATAAATTAAGAGGAATTTCTTCATAAATCGGGCGCTCGTTTGTGAAGAGCGCGGGGACTCTTTCCCGGCCGGGCCGGGCTGTTGCCCGCGAACCACGGAACAATGGCAAACTGAGGACGTACATCTTCGACGCACAACCCTGGTTGATGTTCGGAAGATTTACAGCGCTTTCAGCGACGGCTGCAATCTGACAGTCAACCCGGAGTATGCCTACCGGCCGGATCGAGGGTAAGCCAGCGGACTGCCGAAACTCATGGGAGAGAAATTATGAACTCTGCCGAACAGCGGTCGATCCGGGAATTTGAAGAAAAAGCCAAAGAACTTGTCAGCTTGATGTATGCTATGACAGAGGCGGAGCTTGAAAAAGTCCGCGTCCCCGACCTGTCGAATCCGTCAACGCGGAAGCATAAGGCGCTTATTGTGGCCGCACTTACGGTGGACAAGGCCATTATGGCATTCATCGCCACCTTTGAACTGTAGCTTATGAAAGTGGCCCGCATTCCCTGTCGGAAAGCGGGCCACTTTTACCGACAGGGGTGCGCGTGAACGCGCAAGGCCTGCGCCATCGTTAGCTTTCTTTCCCTTCCGTCTTGTGCAGCTTCGCCGGGCGTTCCGCCCGTACTCGCTTCCGCGCCGGACGGTCATTCCCGCTCATTCTGGCACGGGCCTTTCCCCTGTGCTTTCTTGTTTTCGCGTTGCCGTGTTTTGGAGCGGTTACCCGTGGGAGCTTCACTTGCTTGTGAAAGCCCTACGGAGCACCGCCATAAAGGTGGTCAACTCCAAAGGGAAAAACTCCCAGGAGTGGCGCAAAGGAAACTCAGAACATCATCACCGCGAATATGGTAACCGGGTAATCCTCCCAAAAAGAAGTAGCGTTTATGGGTAGAATTTCCGATACTGACCCGAACGGAGATTTTACATGAAAGCGTCCAGATTTTCCGACAGCCAGATTTTGGGAATTTTGAGGCAGGCCGAGAATGGGATCCCCGTGACCGAGCTTTGCCGCGAACACGGCATAAGCAGCGCCACGTTTTATAAATGGCGGGCAAAATATGGCGGCATGGATGTTTCGCTCATGGCTCGGATGAAAGAGCTGGAGAAGGAAAATGCCCGCCTGAAAAAGATGTATGCCGAAACGCAACTCAAATATGAAGT contains:
- a CDS encoding transposase; the protein is MKASRFSDSQILGILRQAENGIPVTELCREHGISSATFYKWRAKYGGMDVSLMARMKELEKENARLKKMYAETQLKYEV